In Arthrobacter sp. SLBN-83, one DNA window encodes the following:
- a CDS encoding NADPH-dependent F420 reductase: MITIGIIGAGHIGSQVARKAVELGYDVVISNSRGPETLQDLVAELGPKARAATSAEAAAAGDFAVVTVPLKNYKDVPVEPLAGKIVIDTNNYYWERDGRIPALDNGEATTSGMLQEHLPQSKVAKGFNHIMAKDITTDGTPAGTENRRALATASGHPEAAELVTRLYDEFGFDTVNVGPLSESWRVERDRPAYVARQNATELKDNLAKAPRTI, encoded by the coding sequence ATGATAACAATCGGAATCATCGGTGCAGGACATATTGGAAGCCAGGTTGCACGGAAGGCCGTGGAGCTGGGCTACGACGTAGTCATCAGCAACTCACGGGGCCCGGAAACCCTCCAGGACCTCGTGGCGGAGCTTGGCCCGAAGGCCCGGGCGGCCACGTCAGCGGAAGCGGCTGCTGCCGGCGACTTCGCCGTGGTCACTGTGCCGCTGAAGAACTACAAGGACGTCCCGGTGGAACCGCTGGCCGGCAAGATTGTGATCGACACGAACAACTACTACTGGGAGCGGGACGGCCGCATTCCTGCCCTGGATAACGGCGAGGCCACCACCTCCGGGATGCTGCAGGAACACCTCCCCCAGTCCAAGGTGGCCAAGGGCTTCAACCACATCATGGCCAAGGACATCACCACGGACGGAACTCCGGCCGGCACGGAAAACCGCCGCGCCCTTGCCACCGCCAGCGGCCACCCGGAGGCCGCCGAACTGGTGACCCGCCTCTACGACGAATTCGGTTTCGACACCGTCAACGTTGGCCCGCTCTCCGAGAGCTGGCGCGTGGAGCGCGACCGCCCGGCCTACGTTGCACGGCAGAACGCCACAGAGCTGAAGGACAACCTGGCCAAGGCGCCGCGGACCATCTGA
- a CDS encoding MFS transporter — protein MTIPQQKNQPGPVQVAGSQSATRGIVAATIGNALEWFDIAIYALLAIYIGRNFFPSHDPGVELIQAFAVFGVSYLIRPLGGLVLGSFADRHGLKKGLTVTIRLMVLGTALLAFMPSYGTIGILAPIGIVLARLIQGFSAGGEFGAATAYLIAQNGKRKGFLGSFQFASQGLGSLLAAILVAVLTTVLSDAQMTEWGWRIPFLFGLLVGPAGYLIRKEMKEVPLAEKPEAQKHSPIREVFATQKVGMLIAGGALAVSTALNFILQYMPTFAIKELGLEPGISFTSLIITGVILTFGTPVVGHLSDKFGRMAIMVPTVVVLLVAVVPLFLWVISARSFLVLALVMTILGLLKAAYFGALPSVMSDSFDARARATGLSFSYNTAVVAFGGFTPMIASYLVQQTGQAVAPGYYLAVIAVISLAALASAVKFRGIR, from the coding sequence ATGACCATTCCACAGCAAAAGAACCAGCCCGGTCCTGTCCAGGTGGCGGGCTCGCAGTCCGCCACCCGCGGGATTGTCGCTGCCACCATCGGGAACGCGCTCGAATGGTTTGATATTGCCATCTACGCTCTCCTGGCCATCTACATTGGCCGGAACTTTTTCCCAAGCCACGATCCCGGCGTCGAACTCATCCAGGCCTTTGCCGTGTTTGGCGTCTCCTACCTCATACGGCCGCTCGGCGGCTTGGTGCTGGGTTCATTTGCCGACCGGCACGGCCTGAAAAAGGGCTTGACCGTCACCATTCGGCTGATGGTCCTGGGGACGGCCCTGCTGGCCTTCATGCCCAGCTACGGAACCATAGGCATCCTGGCTCCGATCGGAATCGTCCTGGCACGCCTGATCCAAGGCTTTTCTGCCGGCGGAGAGTTTGGTGCCGCCACCGCCTACCTGATCGCGCAGAACGGCAAGCGTAAAGGGTTCCTGGGCAGCTTCCAGTTCGCGAGCCAGGGCCTGGGCAGTCTGCTGGCCGCGATCCTGGTGGCTGTTCTCACCACCGTCCTTTCCGATGCCCAGATGACCGAATGGGGATGGCGCATCCCCTTCCTTTTCGGACTGCTGGTGGGCCCGGCCGGGTACCTGATCCGCAAAGAGATGAAGGAAGTTCCCCTTGCGGAAAAGCCGGAGGCCCAGAAGCATTCACCCATCCGGGAAGTGTTCGCAACCCAGAAAGTGGGGATGCTGATCGCCGGCGGCGCGCTGGCCGTCTCCACCGCCCTGAACTTCATCCTTCAGTACATGCCAACGTTTGCCATCAAGGAACTTGGCCTCGAACCCGGCATCTCCTTCACGTCGCTGATCATCACCGGCGTCATCCTTACCTTTGGAACACCGGTGGTGGGCCACCTCTCGGACAAGTTTGGCCGGATGGCAATTATGGTGCCCACCGTGGTGGTGCTGCTGGTCGCCGTCGTCCCGCTGTTCCTGTGGGTGATCAGCGCCCGGTCCTTCCTGGTGCTGGCCCTGGTGATGACCATCCTCGGACTGCTCAAGGCGGCGTACTTCGGCGCCCTGCCGTCCGTCATGTCGGATTCCTTTGATGCCCGCGCCCGTGCCACCGGCCTCTCCTTCAGCTACAACACGGCAGTCGTGGCCTTTGGCGGCTTCACCCCCATGATCGCTTCCTATCTGGTGCAGCAGACCGGACAAGCTGTGGCACCGGGCTACTACCTGGCCGTCATCGCTGTCATCAGCCTCGCTGCGCTCGCCTCGGCGGTGAAATTCCGAGGGATCCGCTGA
- a CDS encoding LysR family transcriptional regulator, with protein sequence MNMLTPALMYFHAVAQEGTLTEAAGKLHVSASAISRQINKLESSLGTQLFSRHARGVELTEAGRLLLAYVRRAEAEGTAVREELLVSMQRKTRTLRVACAEGFARVWVPSAIATFSRQHDDVEFHLDVVSSSEGTRRVAEGEADVAAVFSLGPQSRVTVEHSMPTPVAFALVAPDHPLASQPRATLQDLCRYKLAITAPGSSQRELLDLAMQIEGLTPSISLQSDHINPVIQFARAGVGVSLVSGLSLDRRDREDLVLVNLDHPVLRQRQGQIQTMTGRTQPAILTAFVDALIDALELFE encoded by the coding sequence ATGAACATGCTCACTCCGGCCCTGATGTACTTCCACGCCGTGGCCCAGGAGGGCACGCTCACCGAGGCAGCCGGTAAGCTCCACGTCTCCGCGTCCGCCATCAGCCGCCAGATCAACAAGCTGGAATCTTCGCTGGGCACGCAACTCTTCAGCCGCCATGCACGCGGAGTGGAGCTGACCGAAGCCGGCCGTCTCCTGCTCGCCTACGTACGCCGGGCCGAGGCGGAAGGGACAGCTGTCCGCGAAGAACTGCTGGTGTCCATGCAGCGGAAGACCCGGACCCTTCGCGTGGCCTGCGCCGAGGGATTTGCCCGCGTTTGGGTGCCATCAGCCATCGCCACCTTCAGCCGCCAGCATGACGACGTGGAGTTCCATCTCGACGTCGTCTCCTCCTCCGAGGGCACGCGGCGGGTTGCCGAGGGAGAGGCGGACGTTGCCGCGGTGTTTTCCCTGGGCCCCCAGTCCAGGGTGACGGTGGAACACTCCATGCCCACACCCGTCGCCTTTGCCCTGGTGGCGCCAGACCATCCGCTGGCGTCCCAGCCCCGCGCCACCCTGCAGGACCTGTGCCGATACAAGCTGGCCATCACGGCGCCCGGTTCCAGCCAGCGCGAACTTTTGGACCTGGCCATGCAGATTGAAGGCCTCACTCCCTCCATCAGCCTGCAAAGCGACCACATCAACCCGGTGATCCAATTCGCACGGGCAGGGGTGGGTGTCTCCCTGGTCAGTGGGTTGTCCCTGGACCGGCGGGACCGGGAGGACCTGGTGCTGGTCAACCTGGACCATCCGGTGCTGCGCCAGCGGCAGGGCCAGATCCAGACAATGACCGGCCGCACCCAGCCGGCGATCCTCACCGCGTTCGTGGACGCCCTCATCGATGCCCTGGAACTGTTCGAGTAA
- a CDS encoding threonine/serine dehydratase yields the protein MITHADIDQAARRTAGLIRRTPVMQADSGVFNGQVWFKCEFMQHTGTFKARGALNRILASKERGELRADVGIVVASGGNAGLANAYAAKQLGVPATVFVPEAAPAVKVAKLKAIGATVVQGGAEYAGAYQAAVGHAEETGAVYCHAYDQPEIAAGAGTVGSELLEQLPNVDTVLVATGGGGLMAGVAAAVEGSAKVVAVEPENAPTLHAALAAGEPVDVAVSGVAADSLGARRVGDIGFSVALRCGVVSVLVTDADIIKARYALWNDYRIVVEHGAAAAYAALLSGAYVPAEDERVAVILCGANTDPATL from the coding sequence ATGATCACCCATGCCGATATTGATCAGGCAGCCCGCCGGACAGCAGGCCTGATCCGCAGGACACCGGTTATGCAGGCGGACTCCGGAGTGTTCAACGGCCAGGTCTGGTTCAAGTGCGAGTTCATGCAGCACACCGGCACGTTCAAGGCGCGGGGCGCCCTCAACCGCATCCTGGCCAGCAAGGAGCGCGGGGAGCTGCGGGCCGATGTGGGAATCGTGGTGGCCTCCGGCGGAAACGCCGGACTGGCCAACGCCTATGCCGCGAAACAACTCGGGGTACCGGCCACCGTCTTCGTTCCCGAAGCCGCGCCGGCCGTTAAAGTCGCCAAACTCAAGGCCATCGGGGCCACGGTGGTCCAGGGCGGTGCCGAGTACGCAGGCGCCTACCAGGCCGCCGTGGGCCACGCAGAGGAAACCGGGGCGGTCTACTGCCACGCCTATGACCAGCCGGAAATCGCGGCAGGCGCCGGAACAGTGGGCTCCGAGCTGCTGGAACAGCTGCCGAATGTCGATACGGTCCTGGTAGCCACGGGCGGCGGCGGACTGATGGCGGGAGTGGCGGCCGCCGTCGAAGGTTCGGCCAAAGTGGTGGCCGTGGAGCCGGAAAATGCGCCCACCCTGCACGCCGCCCTCGCTGCCGGCGAACCGGTGGACGTGGCTGTATCCGGTGTTGCCGCGGACTCCCTGGGTGCCCGCCGCGTCGGCGACATCGGCTTCTCCGTCGCGCTCCGCTGCGGCGTCGTCAGCGTCCTGGTAACGGACGCTGACATCATCAAAGCACGCTACGCGCTATGGAATGACTACCGCATCGTGGTGGAACATGGAGCGGCTGCCGCCTACGCGGCGCTGCTCTCCGGAGCGTACGTGCCCGCGGAAGATGAACGCGTTGCCGTCATTCTGTGCGGCGCCAATACGGACCCTGCGACGCTCTAG
- the hisC gene encoding histidinol-phosphate transaminase, translated as MLSMTSTLPEAAAPEVRAAVAQLPAYVAGNSAQSDLTAALASNESHFPPLPSVIKAISAEADRIHRYPSMGAVEAREAIAAHFGVSPDEVAAGPGSSGVLQQIISAVCGHGDEVVYAWRSFEAYPILVAVAGAVSVPVPLLASEHHDLPAMAAAITDRTRLVILCSPNNPTGVSISAEALEEFLQSVPPQVLVVLDEAYIEFQRGTGVDSLDFYRRYPNLCILRTFSKAYGLAGLRIGYAIARPDIAEGLRRTAVPFGVNRMAQAAAVASLAAGDEVLERTEAVAQERTRVIGALRGYGWDVPDSQANFYWLRASDELRERLLDALSGADILARGYAVDGVRITLADKATNDRVLAVLADRERFVSR; from the coding sequence ATGCTGTCCATGACCAGCACCCTTCCCGAAGCCGCGGCACCCGAGGTCCGCGCCGCCGTCGCCCAACTCCCCGCCTACGTGGCCGGCAATAGCGCCCAGTCTGACCTGACCGCCGCCCTTGCCTCGAACGAAAGCCACTTCCCTCCCCTGCCGTCCGTCATCAAGGCGATTTCCGCGGAGGCGGACCGGATCCACCGGTACCCCAGCATGGGCGCGGTGGAGGCACGGGAAGCCATCGCCGCACACTTCGGCGTCAGCCCTGATGAAGTTGCCGCGGGCCCGGGAAGCTCAGGGGTGCTGCAGCAGATCATTTCAGCCGTTTGTGGGCACGGCGACGAGGTGGTCTACGCCTGGCGGTCCTTCGAGGCGTACCCAATCCTGGTGGCGGTGGCCGGTGCCGTTTCAGTGCCGGTGCCGCTACTGGCCAGTGAGCACCACGACCTTCCGGCCATGGCGGCTGCCATCACCGATCGCACCCGGCTGGTGATCCTGTGCTCGCCGAACAACCCCACCGGAGTGTCCATCAGCGCGGAGGCGCTGGAAGAGTTCCTCCAGTCCGTGCCCCCGCAGGTGCTGGTGGTACTGGACGAGGCGTATATCGAGTTCCAGCGCGGAACCGGCGTGGACTCGCTGGACTTCTACCGCCGTTACCCCAACCTGTGCATCCTGCGCACCTTCTCCAAGGCGTACGGGCTGGCGGGCCTGCGGATCGGCTACGCCATTGCGCGGCCCGATATCGCAGAGGGCCTCCGCCGCACCGCCGTTCCGTTCGGCGTGAACCGCATGGCGCAGGCCGCCGCGGTTGCCTCGCTCGCGGCCGGCGACGAGGTCCTGGAGAGGACCGAGGCCGTGGCGCAGGAACGCACCCGGGTGATCGGGGCCCTCAGGGGCTACGGCTGGGACGTGCCGGACAGCCAGGCCAACTTCTACTGGCTCCGTGCCTCGGACGAACTGCGGGAACGGCTCCTGGATGCACTGTCCGGGGCTGACATCCTGGCCCGCGGTTATGCCGTTGACGGCGTCCGGATCACGTTGGCTGACAAAGCCACCAATGACCGGGTGCTTGCGGTCCTGGCCGACCGCGAGAGGTTTGTGTCCCGGTGA
- a CDS encoding M20 family metallopeptidase, whose protein sequence is MQQREQLTAAAGEYVDSGRFKTDLEKIVSYPSESSTAEGRVALKSYLDEVMEPAFASLGCSVERFDSWRGGSNSFLVATRHEGQELPTVLCYGHADVVDGQAAGWTNGRDPWVLNEEGDRWYGRGSADNKGQHWINIVALQLLLEQQGHLGFNLVFLLEGAEEIGSPDLADFARDHRGSLQADVFLGSDGPRLAADSPTVFLGARGGVTFHLTADLRSGSYHSGNWGGILRNPATTVAAAVASLVDGHGIIRLPELLPAGIPGSVAAALELIDVVPQPGDPRTDPTWGDSSLSPAERLYAWNTLEVLALGAGNAAKPVNAIPGSASASLQLRFVPGTDMANLESAVRRHLDAAGFTMVDVSVGQSFPASRLDPNSPWVSWALSSLEETTGRSPVLLPNIGGSLPSFVFAEVLELPTLWVPHSHPGCQQHAPDEHLLKSVAREGLQIAAGLFFDLATSTTPAGGARPQTAVAAHPAS, encoded by the coding sequence ATGCAGCAACGCGAGCAACTGACAGCAGCAGCAGGGGAATATGTGGATTCCGGCCGCTTCAAGACGGACTTGGAGAAGATTGTCTCTTATCCGTCGGAGAGTTCGACGGCGGAGGGTCGGGTTGCGTTGAAGTCATATCTCGACGAGGTAATGGAGCCGGCATTTGCCTCCCTGGGCTGCTCCGTGGAGCGTTTCGACTCCTGGCGCGGCGGCAGCAATTCATTCCTGGTGGCCACCCGGCACGAAGGCCAGGAGCTGCCGACGGTTCTTTGCTATGGCCACGCCGACGTGGTGGATGGCCAGGCCGCGGGCTGGACCAACGGCCGGGACCCATGGGTGCTGAACGAAGAAGGGGACCGCTGGTACGGCCGGGGTTCTGCCGACAACAAGGGCCAGCACTGGATCAATATCGTGGCCCTGCAATTGCTCCTGGAACAGCAGGGACACCTTGGCTTTAATTTGGTGTTCCTCCTGGAGGGGGCGGAGGAGATCGGGTCCCCTGATCTGGCGGATTTCGCACGCGACCACCGCGGTAGCCTGCAGGCGGACGTCTTTCTTGGTTCCGATGGTCCGCGCCTGGCTGCCGACAGCCCCACGGTCTTCCTAGGGGCCCGCGGCGGTGTGACCTTCCACCTCACGGCAGACCTGCGCAGCGGTTCCTACCACTCAGGCAACTGGGGCGGCATCCTACGGAACCCGGCCACCACCGTGGCGGCTGCGGTGGCGTCCCTGGTGGACGGACACGGCATCATCAGGCTCCCGGAGCTGCTCCCGGCAGGAATCCCCGGCTCGGTGGCCGCCGCGCTGGAACTCATCGACGTGGTCCCCCAGCCCGGTGATCCCAGGACCGACCCCACTTGGGGTGACTCATCCCTCAGCCCCGCCGAGCGGTTGTACGCCTGGAACACCCTGGAAGTCCTGGCCCTCGGTGCCGGCAACGCTGCCAAACCAGTCAACGCCATTCCCGGCTCAGCCAGCGCCAGCCTGCAGCTCCGGTTCGTTCCCGGAACGGACATGGCAAACCTTGAGTCCGCAGTCCGGCGCCACCTCGATGCCGCCGGATTCACCATGGTGGACGTCAGTGTAGGCCAGTCCTTCCCCGCCAGCCGGCTGGACCCGAACAGCCCCTGGGTCTCGTGGGCCCTTTCGTCCCTGGAGGAAACCACTGGGCGCAGCCCGGTGCTGCTGCCCAACATCGGCGGATCGCTGCCGAGTTTTGTCTTCGCTGAAGTCCTTGAACTGCCCACGCTGTGGGTTCCGCATTCCCATCCCGGCTGCCAGCAGCACGCCCCGGATGAGCATCTCCTCAAATCGGTGGCGCGGGAAGGTTTGCAGATTGCTGCCGGACTCTTCTTCGACCTCGCCACCTCCACCACCCCTGCGGGCGGTGCCCGCCCGCAAACGGCCGTAGCGGCCCACCCTGCTTCCTGA
- a CDS encoding Lrp/AsnC family transcriptional regulator gives MHLIDALDAEILLTLDRDPQATVLSLSRTLGVARNTVHARLRRLANDGSLAPFSQRVRTGALGLPLIAFISISISQSSSDLAVAALQTIPEIIEMHATTGDADLMAKVAARDPADLHRITNAMLAIDGVVRTSTAMSLVEVMPTRTVPLLQAAAKK, from the coding sequence ATGCACCTTATTGATGCGCTGGACGCAGAGATCCTCCTCACACTGGACCGGGACCCCCAGGCGACGGTCCTGTCCCTCTCAAGGACGCTCGGCGTGGCACGCAATACCGTGCACGCCCGGCTTCGCCGCCTGGCCAACGACGGCAGCCTGGCCCCCTTCAGCCAGCGGGTCCGGACCGGGGCGCTGGGCCTGCCGCTCATCGCCTTCATCTCGATTTCCATCAGCCAGTCCTCCAGCGACCTTGCCGTTGCGGCGCTGCAGACCATCCCGGAAATCATCGAAATGCACGCCACCACCGGGGACGCTGACCTGATGGCCAAGGTGGCCGCGAGGGACCCGGCCGACCTGCACCGGATCACCAACGCAATGCTGGCGATTGACGGCGTCGTGCGCACCAGCACCGCCATGTCTTTAGTGGAAGTGATGCCCACCCGCACTGTGCCGCTGCTGCAGGCAGCGGCAAAGAAGTAG
- a CDS encoding YitT family protein, giving the protein MEGPTTAGSVPPSAVRHSVVEDVLGILTGTFAASLGLFLLKSSGAVTGGTAGLALLLSYSVALPFGVIFFSVNLPFFALAVWKKGWNFALRTGAAIALVSVMASLHPAALGSLHIDPAYGVLGGNLLAGVGLLILFRHKSSLGGFNILALLLQEKLKWRAGYVQMVLDVAIVLASLVLVSPLMVLLSAAGATLLNLILALNHRPGRYLGK; this is encoded by the coding sequence GTGGAAGGGCCGACGACGGCAGGTTCCGTGCCGCCGTCGGCCGTCCGTCACTCAGTGGTTGAGGATGTCCTGGGCATCCTCACCGGCACGTTCGCCGCATCACTGGGGCTGTTCCTGCTCAAGTCGAGCGGCGCCGTCACCGGTGGCACCGCCGGGCTGGCGCTGCTGCTGAGCTATTCGGTGGCGCTGCCGTTCGGCGTCATCTTTTTCTCGGTCAACCTGCCGTTCTTCGCGCTGGCGGTATGGAAAAAGGGATGGAACTTCGCCCTGCGCACTGGCGCAGCAATTGCCCTGGTATCCGTGATGGCAAGCCTGCATCCCGCGGCCCTGGGCTCCTTGCACATCGACCCCGCGTATGGCGTGCTGGGTGGAAACCTGCTCGCCGGCGTCGGCCTGCTGATACTGTTCCGGCACAAGTCCAGCCTGGGCGGCTTCAACATCCTGGCCCTGCTGCTGCAGGAAAAGCTGAAATGGCGGGCCGGATATGTACAGATGGTGCTGGACGTGGCCATCGTCCTGGCCTCCCTCGTCCTCGTGTCTCCGCTGATGGTGCTGCTGTCCGCGGCCGGCGCCACCCTCCTGAACCTCATTCTCGCGTTGAACCACCGGCCCGGGCGCTACCTGGGAAAGTAG